In Rattus rattus isolate New Zealand chromosome 3, Rrattus_CSIRO_v1, whole genome shotgun sequence, one genomic interval encodes:
- the Acadm gene encoding medium-chain specific acyl-CoA dehydrogenase, mitochondrial: protein MAALRRGYKVLRSVSHFECRAQHTKASLKQELGLGFSFELTEQQKEFQTIARKFAREEIIPVAPDYDKSGEYPFPLIKRAWELGLINTHIPESCGGLGLGTFDACLITEELAYGCTGVQTAIEANSLGQMPVIIAGNDQQKKKYLGRMTEQPMMCAYCVTEPSAGSDVAGIKTKAEKKGDEYVINGQKMWITNGGKANWYFVLTRSNPDPKVPASKAFTGFIVEADTPGIHIGKKELNMGQRCSDTRGITFEDVRVPKENVLIGEGAGFKIAMGAFDRTRPTVAAGAVGLAQRALDEATKYALDRKTFGKLLVEHQGVSFLLAEMAMKVELARLSYQRAAWEVDSGRRNTYFASIAKAFAGDIANQLATDAVQIFGGYGFNTEYPVEKLMRDAKIYQIYEGTAQIQRLIIAREHIEKYKN from the exons GTCCTGAGAAGTGTCTCTCATTTTGAGTGTCGAGCACAACACACAAAAGCATCTCTCAAGCAGGAGCTGGGACTAGGGTTTAGCTTCG AGTTGACGGAGCAGCAGAAAGAGTTTCAAACAATTGCTCGGAAGTTTGCCAGAGAGGAAATAATCCCGGTCGCCCCAGACTATGATAAAAGCGGGGAA TACCCGTTCCCTCTCATCAAGAGAGCCTGGGAACTTGGGTTGATCAACACACACATTCCGGAGAGTTGTG GTGGTCTTGGCCTGGGAACTTTTGATGCGTGTTTAATTACAGAAGAGTTGGCATATGGGTGTACAGGGGTGCAGACTGCTATTGAAGCAAATTCTTTGGGG CAAATGCCTGTGATTATTGCTGGAAATGATCAACAGAAGAAGAAGTATTTGGGGAGGATGACGGAGCAGCCGatgatgtgt GCCTACTGCGTGACAGAGCCCTCAGCAGGCTCTGATGTGGCGGGCATTAAGACCAAAGCAGAGAAGAAGGGTGACGAATACGTCATCAATGGCCAGAAGATGTGGATAACCAACGGGGGAAAGGCCAACTG GTATTTTGTATTGACGCGATCTAACCCAGATCCTAAAGTACCTGCTAGTAAAGCCTTCACGGGATTCATCGTGGAGGCCGACACCCCGGGAATACACATCGGAAAAAAG GAACTAAACATGGGTCAGCGGTGCTCTGACACCAGAGGAATCACCTTCGAAGATGTCAGAGTGCCTAAGGAAAATGTGTTAATTGGTGAAGGAGCAGGTTTCAAGATTGCGATGGGGGCTTTTGATAGAACCAGGCCGACG GTCGCAGCTGGTGCTGTCGGGCTAGCCCAGAGAGCCCTGGATGAAGCTACTAAGTATGCCCTGGACAGGAAAACATTTGGAAAGCTGCTAGTGGAg CACCAAGGAGTTTCATTTCTGCTCGCAGAAATGGCGATGAAAGTTGAACTGGCCAGACTCAGTTACCAGCGAGCAGCCTGGGAGGTTGACTCCGGCCGCCGGAACACGTACTTTGCCTCTATTGCGAAGGCCTTTGCTGGAGATATTGCCAACCAGCTCGCTACCGATGCTGTGCAGATTTTTGGAGGCTATGGATTCAACACTGAGTACCCAGTAGAAAAGCTGATGCGGGACGCCAAGATCTATCAG atttacgAAGGTACTGCACAAATTCAGAGGCTGATCATAGCTCGTGAGCACattgaaaagtataaaaattaa